TATTTGACCAATTCCACCTTTGTAATATActtttttaatgacagttttgtaacaaagaacaaaaatgttgaTTGTGATAacttatttacatgtttacattttcatttcaggACCAAGTGGATGCCACTCATTACTTGCTGTCAGGTGATTATAAATACGTTGCTTTTGAAAGCAATTACACAAAGGTAAGAAGTTGTTTTAATGCAGTGTTACaatacatttgtgtgtttgtcattaCATCAGTTAAACTTTCTCCCTTTAAATCCAATAACAAAAACCTGACAATAACAATTTTGTGTTTGAAATCCTGCAGAAATGGAGACATTCATTCACAGCCTCATATTCCATCTATGACAGGGAGACTTCGTAAGTAGTCATGAATATgttgtaatattattatttcagaactcaaacagaaaaacaaattcagttttatctttttttttatagtgaCAGTCTAATAATTTCTTCACTGGTGATAGAGACATCATGTGTTATTATATTTGCAGACATCAGACTCATTGGAAATGACTATCTGCcattttattgtttactttTCATTGCAGAACATTTGTTAAGCCTGCTGATCTTCCAACTGAAGTGCAGTACTTCACCTGGGCACCAACAGGAAACAAATACGTGAGTTAGTTTACACCACGTTGTCATGTACTCATGTCTCCAGTTAAATCTACTTCAACATCACTGGATTTGAAGGAACAGTCGGCTGATTGTGTTTGTCCAAATTAATATCAAGCCAATATCAAACAGTGTTTTTGGTGCAGTACATTAGTGCCTGTGAGTATAGATAAGGGCTCAGTGTTCAAAACTAAAtaacttctttgtgttttgcaggCCTACGTTTCAGACTTCAACATTTTTCTCAGATCCGATGTCACTGCTGCAGTTATCCAAGTGACACACAATGGAAAAGAGAATGAGATCCTCAATGGTGTCCCTGACTGGGTTTATGAGGGTACATAACTTTGTCACAAGTCTGCATCTGTGTGTCTCAATAAAAGATGGTAATTGTGTGTTTCCCAACTATCTCAGAGGAAGTGTTTGCATCAAATGGAGCAATATGGTGGTCTACAACGGGAAAATACTTGACTTACGCAGAGTTTAATGATACACAAGTTCAAAAGGTGGAATTTAGCTGGTATGGATCTGGGCAATATCCTGAAACTGTGGCTTTTCCATACCCAAAGGTGGGATCATATGACTTTATCAAACATGAAATTATAGTTATTTacttattgttgtttattttctttaatatgttacatttttattctctaTAGGCTGGATCAGCACTGACCAAAGTGAAACTGATTGTGGTTGATACCACAGATCCATCCCGCCGCACACAAGTAGTTCCACCTGCTTCTGTTGCTTCTGGGTTTGTATattctttttattgtattattccTTATTAGTACTTTTCAAGCAGAGGGAAAGTAAATGTCTTCATGTGAAAACCTTGTCACTTTCTGTTGCCTTTACTCAGTGATCACCTTTTGTGCTCAGTGACCTGGGTTACAGACCAACGTGTCGCTGTGCAGTGGCTCACAAGAAAACAGAATCATCTGGTTGTACAGATCTATGACTTTGATGGAAGTAACTGGAGAGAAAATCAGGTAGCTGTCATTCCCCTGGTTGCCTGTCTGCTCATGACTGATTTCAAATTAGATCATGTAGAATTTCATAACCGGGTACTGACTATATGTTCATGTGATTAGATGCTGATTTACTGCAACTGATGCCTTTACTCTCTATAGAAATTCGAGCAAACAAGCAAGACAGGATGGGTCGGCCATGTGAGTGTCTGAAAAGTTACCGCTGTTGATGTAATTGATAGGTACTTGGACTTTGATTTGATGAATGACTACGAAATATTATCTTTTTCTTTAGTACGTGCCGTTGCCTCTTTTCTTTGCTGAAGATGGGCTCAGTTTCTACAAAGTGATGAGCGACTCTCAGGGCTACAAACACATCCATTATGTGAAAGATGTAAGTATTTACAAacatatttatgtaaaaatttaCTGCAATTCATATCCattgtgtctttgcagtttaGTGACTTACTAGAGGCATTTTTTTAAGGGCAAAGCAACACCTATTACCTCTGGGAAGTGGGAAGTTATCTACATATCCAAATTAACAAAAGATGCCATGTGAGTGACGGAACCATACAATTCTTGTAAAACACCATAAACCTTAAAGAATTTAGAAATCTGACTTGTGGAGATGTTTTTTCTACAGATATTTTGTGAGTACTGAGCATGGAAGGAACCCTGTACAGAGAAACCTCTACAAGTAAGacgtttcctttttttaaaaaaaaaactttatttccaGTTAACGTTGATGAGACATGCACATTAGCTAACTGGGCTCTCAAAAATACTATCTGTATGCCTGACATTggtttctgctcatttttttcatcagagTTCTGATTGGAAGCAGCCCTACATCCCCTCAGTGTCTCACCTGCAACCTGTATAAGGACAGGTGTCAGTACAACTCAGCTTACTTCAGCTATGACGCTTCTTTCTACCGAATGGATTGTTACGGTCAGTTACTCATTCGCATTTTCTCTTAAGCAATAACTCACCCATGTGGGGATGTTCGGTGGTGGGGAACATCTGTGAGCAATAATCACAGCTTAGACAGACACCTCTAAAGTTGTGCAGGTGCCTCGATGTGTAATCgactgtttgcatgttttctattCTTGTCCCTACCAGGCCCTGGATACCCCCTCTACGTACTCATGGACAACAGGGGCTCAGGTGCAGGTATATATAGCTGCATAGGAGATTCTGAGGTTTATGTTCTTACCACAAGCCCATTGTTACAGTTGTTACAATTTTTCAAAGTGGTCATATAGTCAGTATCCCAAATGAAAACAGATCTTCCTGCTATCCATTCTAACATCTGTTACTGATGTCCTTCCACTGGAATTGACGGGGACAATATCTGAAGATAAAAATGACGATTTAACAATCTGAGATAGTCATGTTCAGTAGTATCTTCCAGGATTAGAGTACTGAAAACAAAGCTGCCTTTGGAAAATATCCACGTGTTTGTCTATTTGGACCACCGAATGCTCAAATGAACTTGCGACTGACTTCAGAATGAACTGTGATGTCTTTAGGGAATTTCCTAATCtcataaataaatctgtgatCCAAAGTATTTGTTTCACTATTTGTTGTGGTGTCATGGAGACAGTGGATGGAGGGGCTTATTTAATGAAGAATGCTACATTTTGCAGCCGACTGCATTTTAGATAGCTTTGTAGGTACGGCTACAGGTCAAAACAGgtttaaaaaatttgaaaaagtcaAACACAAAGCAGGTTGTGTAGCACATGAGGCATCAGACAAAGGAAGGACAGTTAACAACCAGTTAAAGGCACTTAAATAGTCTGACTGTGTCACTGGCTACGTCTGTCAGAAATCATCAAACTGAGTTATGAACAATCTTTTAGAATCTCTCACAGTTCTTGGAGATTCTGAGCACTTTTTTTGCCACAAATTGAATATGTAGGTAGGCATGTGTACATGAGCTTATTTTGCACACACCAGGATTTCCCAGTGGGACACTCATTGTTATtctatctcttttttttaagaGCTCGCTGTTCTTGAAGACAACAAGGAGCTGCAAAATATTCTGTCCGAATTCCAAATGCCAACAATGCAGTATGGCACCTTAAAGGTTGCAGGATTTGGTGAGATGACACACGTGTTAAGATTCCCTCCAGAAATTGTTGAAGGCACAGTAATATTAAAGAAACTCTCCTCTATTTTACTCTGCTAAAAGACATGGACtctgaatataaatatatgtacgGGACACAAGATGATTCCTGCTTTACTGAAAAGTCCGCAGTAATGTATGTGAATTCTTAAGTTTCCGCTTTATCTATGTGCAAATTGAACCACATAAATCATCTGGGTAAGAGCAGAGAAACTTACTCGTCTTAGAAGATGAGTTTGAAACAGACTTCAAACTGCACATGCATCTATCAATTAAGGCCAATTATCCATCTAAAGTAACAATAAGCAAAACACATGCCCAACTGGAACTGGTAATAATTAACAACAAGACATTCTCCTTTATAAACGTCCAGCAAGCCTTCTCACTGGTGGATTACTTTTGTTAGCACTGAAAGAcccatgaaaacagaaatattaatgTCTACTAAATACCATTCTGGCTGGAGCGTCAGTTTGTGTATTcttaactgtatttttctcGCCAACAGATCTTTGGTATGAAATGATGCTACCACCGAATTTCAAGAGGTCTAAGAAGTATCCTCTTCTTATCAGTGTGTAAGTAAACACTTCTGAACATCACACCATCCCACTGAAGTTCAGGGAATCCTTATTAGCGTTCGCTGATATGTGGTGTTGCTGTCGTGTGCAGTTACGCTGGTCCCTGTAGTCAGAGTGTGAACTATCGCTTCAAGCTGAACTGGGGCACGTACCTCTCCAGTTCACATGGGATCATCATCGCCAGCTTTGATGGAAGGGGAAGCGGTTACCAAGGCGATGAAATAATGCACGCCATCTACAAGCGCCTCGGGACGTTTGAGGTGGAAGATCAGATAACAGCCGTGAGGTGAAGTGTGTCGGAACCTAAATGACCTCTGTGATATTTGCTGTCTTTACACCACTGAATAACAAACAAAGTTGACGTCTTACGTATATATAAATGTCATGATGCAGCTGAATGTCTGGTTTAGTGGGTCTTCAAAAATGCTTTCGTTGTTTTTCTAAGATGACAATTGATTTGTGTGTTGCAGGAAATTCATTGACATGGGTTTTATCGACAAAGACAGAATAGCCATATGGGGCTGGGTACGTTGGGTTTTCTTGTCTTCCTGCTTTCTTTATGTCTTCAtctttttaatctgttttctggCCCTCATTAATGGTATTCTATCCTGACCTTCAGTCATATGGTGGTTATGTGACCTCAATGGCCCTGGGTGCTGGAAGTGGACTCTTCAAGTGTGGGATTGCAGTGGCCCCAGTAGCCAAGTGGGATTATTATGGTGGGTTTGCATGCATATTAATACATATTAACCTGTAAGTCTGTTCTTAGATCACTGCATTCCTTCTCTGACATCCTGTCTGCAGTGTATTTAAAAGACTTCTTCATATCATGTAGCATTGCATTCCTGTACCATTGTTGGACTGTGGACTTGAGAAAGAGTTTAAATTGATGCAACAGAACAACAGAGATAAACAGCATTTCATAGAAACCAGGTTCTCTGTGCATCTTCCAGCAGAACACAGCTAAAACAGGTGCATCTTGGCTTTGGACAGCAAGTTTCCAGAGTACAAAAGGGAGCTGGAGCTAAATTCACAGCcttttgttgtgaaaacatacTAATACTTCAACACTACAGTGTCTTCATCAGAGTCCTCCAAAGAAAGGCGGTGAATTCAGCATTGTTCTCCAGCCCCCTTTACGCTCATAAGAGATACCATGTTTTATACTCAATGCATTCTTGCTGCTTGCCAAAACCAGACACCTACATTGCACACAATGCAACTCTCTCACTGAGGGTTTGGTCACTGAAAGAGTGATCTGAGTGT
This DNA window, taken from Amphiprion ocellaris isolate individual 3 ecotype Okinawa chromosome 11, ASM2253959v1, whole genome shotgun sequence, encodes the following:
- the fap gene encoding dipeptidyl peptidase 4, encoding MGCSKVIWGVVGAAVVITLITVPAVYYSKSSGTKRPFTLQDYFNDTIRWRSYNVYWISDKEYLHKTRDGNIFLHNAETKEESLYLTNSTFDQVDATHYLLSGDYKYVAFESNYTKKWRHSFTASYSIYDRETSTFVKPADLPTEVQYFTWAPTGNKYAYVSDFNIFLRSDVTAAVIQVTHNGKENEILNGVPDWVYEEEVFASNGAIWWSTTGKYLTYAEFNDTQVQKVEFSWYGSGQYPETVAFPYPKAGSALTKVKLIVVDTTDPSRRTQVVPPASVASGDHLLCSVTWVTDQRVAVQWLTRKQNHLVVQIYDFDGSNWRENQKFEQTSKTGWVGHYVPLPLFFAEDGLSFYKVMSDSQGYKHIHYVKDGKATPITSGKWEVIYISKLTKDAIYFVSTEHGRNPVQRNLYKVLIGSSPTSPQCLTCNLYKDRCQYNSAYFSYDASFYRMDCYGPGYPLYVLMDNRGSGAELAVLEDNKELQNILSEFQMPTMQYGTLKVAGFDLWYEMMLPPNFKRSKKYPLLISVYAGPCSQSVNYRFKLNWGTYLSSSHGIIIASFDGRGSGYQGDEIMHAIYKRLGTFEVEDQITAVRKFIDMGFIDKDRIAIWGWSYGGYVTSMALGAGSGLFKCGIAVAPVAKWDYYDAVYTERYMGKPTENSDSYKNSTVTSRAKNFKTVDYLLVHGTADDNVHFQQAAQISKALVDEQVDFEVMWYTDNDHTLRGSAYHHIYTHMSHFLQKCLVNPK